In Plasmodium reichenowi strain SY57 chromosome 5, whole genome shotgun sequence, the following proteins share a genomic window:
- a CDS encoding G10 protein, putative yields the protein MPRIRTMNSRKPPEGWHKVESFLEEMNKKMRSLENEDTSKKRKNEILWPIFQINHKTSRYIYELYYKRKEISRELYDYLVQEKYVDGALISKWRKQGYENLCCLKCIQVSDSNFSNTCICRVPKSDLGNKVLQCVNCGCRGCASGDN from the exons atgcCACGTATAAGAACTATGAATTCAAGAAAGCCACCTGAAGGTTGGCATAAGGTTGAGTCCTTTTTAGAagaaatgaataaaaaaatgaggagtttagaaaatgaagatacttctaaaaaaaggaaaaatgaaatattgTGGCcaatttttcaaataaacCATAAAACATCTCGTTacatatatgaattatattataaaaggaaagaaatatcaa GAGAGctatatgattatttagTTCAAGAAAAGTACGTAGATGGGGCTTTAATTTCTAAATGGAGAAAGCAGGGATATGAAAATTTGTGCTGCCTAAAATGTATACAAGTATCAGACAGTAATTTTAGTAATACATGTATATGTAGGGTACCAAAAAGTGATTTAGGAAATAAG GTATTACAATGTGTAAATTGTGGATGTAGAGGTTGTGCAAGTGGAGATAATTAA
- a CDS encoding zinc finger protein, putative translates to MTKEKGELNNSCYEEKENKIVSDEHYTFELISKRQTKKPSVKNSTLGNYKHNKIESFNNTYFICSNLNMVNSLKETHDKKDISTFDKMLSKHGRTEFSPTYIHKNSKRKYDQEKRTYSFFQKHRSSYKERNNSKNFNNVEEDNMNRDYNEDDHIVKKNEERDVIYDTMNNNSDINNGYNNDNNNKNNININNNNNNNSNNDIIEPFRRNELNKNAYNNNNKNYIMNTYNNMETKQHIMFKSKSFNRNIPYEKKEGIKIFRSSTNQDILENDYGNSFLKTGSNYPSKLREKGMDINHYNTIRESNYDFKSALNVQFCKTKMCPYMNTKEKCKRFSNNMCPYAHDKSELKPIPNLYKTAMCRNFIKNMCFKSKKECNFAHHVEELRSTDEFYKTTLCKFFLNGYCKADKNCRHAHGYKELKRRPTNNMNMTFICGSKMNHNDMDTKKDIIDKEIMNNSHSSESVSLNENRGENLPTGDENELIVELKVSGEDENHLDVNKEDDMLNMRNTSKNNNKRDDYYNNSCKFMSISTKDTCCFISKNDGESSGDEERYRSKSECSNDLKEEDEEKAEKKNLLKLKEEGHNDDIKCIYYINDDALVKNEIELRGEDGKYANKNYQANISEEKEKIERFMEEEKDTHINMEYRCDSIADDESDENMQSEKFIRNTCLSLDGVELDDEKNENNENNDYNVCENNNKMRENVLCNNNSNEDIMNLQEEKFDVVSGNGDVKSYITYNHKMNHITKYHRNVDYDRKYFNNEGLYKGSFYYIKLNENSRNNYNNPDTNHDDNEYDNNFRGKDNNHLYNNQKKKNYNNEYNKNVYKNRKVFNIKIDNIRQKDEEKCMINDNDFNNKNGNFFDINKGMSKGSMLCCPIKYHNNNNNNNNNNSNDNNNNNNSDKVKRYLSNNEYISNINDNNNSKHIVNLNNYNNIGMNHHIYNNINEMNNYNYYTNYHCYNNINDSTNRYMNNNNSNNNNNNINYNNNYYCYYKNMKHGSNYEGTISTATTINNNHYNNNYIYEHSLSDISNIMVIPYRNYQRDKKDFSEHSTFFGKRNNSHMTFNNDIKDMEDDNMVNDISINRKAHNINVQKWIHGIHSNNKFNDTHNNNNNNNNNYNYNGNSKNNAFNKHGEIDYDHNSDDDCNCYEENNYLYDNIHNNIKSGNTLSENLNLRKTCSYDGEFFNDNFSHRTCSYERNNKDSDDIEGNEDEKERDYNETYFKYNNEKYKSKYNLKEKDIYVSNSKYINSEKNKHYDMYSHSKRSRGICTNLRNDNVTRDIYREEECNIWNDDLHARSIKKLNDLKRKENEYNVDDYYNCEKEEMEEMEEMEEIEEIEEREEREEREDEKGKENGKERNDKNINFHINQINEQAAEGHLIYHYIPSIHKVNTHNINYYPTYDKIMEHYNNKYNWLYHRTALFEPMDISYAERRHVMEPILTYEKEKMGNILFSNNNSSIYFVGNEKNMMHDNIHNNINEEEDETSNDDFFNKELQTCVSCYQYIKEKVPSNKIFIESTCLNCGQFIKKSLCLILIELLKPQVQNILSDVSFYEQCYND, encoded by the coding sequence atgacaaaagaaaaaggtgaattaaataattcatgttatgaagaaaaagaaaataaaatagtTTCAGACGAACATTATACATTTGAATTGATAAGTAAAAGACAAACAAAAAAGCCAAGTGTAAAAAATAGCACCTTAGgaaattataaacataataaaatagaatcatttaataatacCTATTTCATTTGTTCTAATTTGAATATGGTGAATTCTTTAAAAGAAACACATGataaaaaggatataaGTACATTTGACAAGATGTTATCAAAACATGGAAGGACTGAATTTTCTCCCActtatatacataaaaatagtaaaagaaaatatgatCAAGAAAAGCGTActtattcattttttcaaaaGCATCGAAGCAGTTACAAAGAAAGGAACAATagtaaaaattttaataacGTGGAAGAGGATAATATGAACAGGGACTATAATGAGGATGATCATATAGTAAAAAAGAATGAAGAAAGGGATGTCATTTATGACACgatgaataataatagtgatattaataatggttataataatgacaacaacaacaaaaacaatattaatattaataataataataataataatagtaataatgatattatagAGCCTTTCAGAAGAAACGAACTAAATAAAAATGCgtacaataataataataaaaattatataatgaacacatataataatatggagACAAAACAGCATATAATGTTTAAAAGTAAATCATTTAACAGAAATATTCCTTATGAGAAAAAGGAAGGTATAAAGATATTCAGATCTAGCACTAATCAAGATATTTTAGAAAATGATTATGGAAATTCATTTTTGAAAACAGGATCCAATTATCCTTCAAAATTAAGAGAGAAAGGAATGGATATTAATCATTACAATACAATTAGAGAATCAAATTATGATTTTAAGAGTGCTTTGAATGTCCAATTTTGTAAAACGAAAATGTGTCCATATATGAACACtaaagaaaaatgtaaaagattttcaaataatatgtgTCCATATGCGCATGATAAAAGTGAGCTAAAACCTATACcgaatttatataaaacgGCCATGTGTCgaaattttataaaaaatatgtgtTTTAAATCAAAGAAGGAATGTAATTTTGCTCATCATGTGGAAGAACTTAGATCGACAGATGAGTTTTATAAAACAACGTTATGTAAATTTTTCCTTAATGGTTATTGTAAAGCCGACAAAAATTGTAGACATGCACATGGttataaagaattaaaGAGAAGACCAactaataatatgaatatgaCGTTTATATGCGGATCCAAAATGAATCATAATGATATGGATACTAAAAAAGATATCATTGATAAAGaaattatgaataattCCCATTCCTCCGAAAGTGTCTCTTTAAATGAAAACAGAGGAGAGAATTTGCCAACAGGTGATGAAAATGAATTGATTGTTGAACTAAAAGTATCAGGGGAAGATGAAAACCATTTAGATGTAAATAAAGAAGATGATATGTTAAACATGCGTAACACgagtaaaaataataacaaaagggacgattattataataattcttgTAAATTTATGTCTATTAGTACAAAGGATACTTGTTGTTTCATATCAAAAAATGATGGCGAATCTTCAGGAGATGAAGAAAGGTATCGATCAAAAAGTGAATGCTCCAATGatttaaaagaagaagatgaagaaaaagcagaaaaaaaaaatctaCTTAAATTAAAAGAGGAAGGTCAcaatgatgatataaaatgtatatattatataaatgatgatgcattagtaaaaaatgaaatagAATTAAGGGGGGAAGATGGAAAATATGCGAACAAAAATTATCAAGCAAATATAAgtgaagaaaaagaaaaaatagaaCGTTTTATGGAAGAAGAAAAGGATACCCATATTAACATGGAATATAGATGTGATAGTATTGCAGATGATGAATCTGATGAAAATATGCAAAGTGAAAAGTTTATTAGAAATACCTGTTTATCTTTGGATGGTGTAGAATtagatgatgaaaaaaatgagaataatgaaaataatgattataatgtatgtgaaaataataacaaaatgaGAGAAAATGTATTATGCAATAATAATTCTAATGAAGATATTATGAATTTACAAGAGGAAAAGTTTGATGTGGTTAGTGGTAACGGAGATGTTAAATCgtatataacatataatcataaaatGAATCATATTACAAAATACCATAGAAATGTCGATTATgatagaaaatattttaataacGAAGGGTTATATAAAGgttctttttattacattaaattaaatgaaaacaGTCGAaacaattataataatcCTGATACTAATcatgatgataatgaatatgataataattttcgTGGAAAGGATAataatcatttatataataatcaaaagaagaaaaattataataatgaatataacAAGAAcgtttataaaaataggAAAGTTTTCAACATCAAAATTGATAATATTAGACAAAAGGATGAGGAAAAGTGTATGATAAATGACAAtgattttaataataagaatggaaatttttttgatataaataaggGTATGAGTAAGGGGTCTATGTTATGTTGTCCTATaaaatatcataataataataataataataataataataatagtaatgataataataataataacaattcGGATAAGGTTAAAAGGTATTTATCAAACAATGAATATATCTCAAACATCAACGATAACAACAATAGTAAACATATTGTTAATTTAAACaattataacaatattgGAATGAACcaccatatatataataatataaatgaaatgaataattataattattatacgAATTATCAttgttataataacataaatgATAGCACAAATAGGTACATGAATAATAAcaatagtaataataataataataatattaattataacaataattattattgctattataagaatatgAAACATGGTAGTAATTATGAAGGTACTATATCTACTGCAACTACTATTAATAACAAccattataataataattatatatatgagcATTCTTTATCTGATATATCCAATATAATGGTAATACCATATAGAAATTATCAAAGAGATAAAAAAGATTTTTCCGAGCATAGTACATTTTTTGGAAAGCGTAACAATAGCCACATGACTTTTAACAATGATATAAAGGATATGgaagatgataatatgGTGAATGATATTAGTATAAATAGGAAGgcacataatataaatgttcAGAAATGGATACATGGTATACACAGCAACAATAAGTTCAATGATacacataataataataataataataataataattataattataatggTAATAGTAAAAACAACGCATTCAATAAACATGGAGAGATCGATTATGATCACAACAGTGATGACGATTGTAATTGTTAcgaagaaaataattatttatatgacAATATCCACAATAACATAAAAAGTGGGAATACACTTAGTGAAAACTTAAATTTACGCAAAACTTGTTCTTATGATGGagaattttttaatgataatttttctCATCGAACATGTAGTTACGAgagaaataataaagacAGTGATGATATCGAAGGGAACGAAGATGAAAAGGAAAGGGACTATAATgaaacatattttaaatataataatgaaaaatataaatctaaatataatttgaaagagaaagatatatatgtatctAATAGTAAATACATTAATAGTgagaaaaataaacattATGATATGTATTCACATAGTAAGAGGTCAAGAGGAATTTGTACTAATTTACGAAATGATAACGTAACAAGGGATATATATAGAGAAGAAGAATGTAATATATGGAACGACGATTTACATGCTCGTTCAATTAAAAAGTTGAATGATTTAAagagaaaagaaaatgaatataatgtggatgattattataattgtgaaaaagaagaaatgGAAGAAATGGAAGAAATGGAAGAAATAGAAGAAATAGAAGAAAGAGAAGAAAGAGAAGAAAGAGAAGATGAAAAGGGTAAAGAAAATGGAAAGGAGAGGAATgataagaatataaattttcatattaatCAAATTAATGAACAAGCTGCTGAAGgtcatttaatatatcacTATATTCCTAGTATACACAAAGTAAATACACATAACattaattattatcctACATATGACAAAATCATGGaacattataataataaatataattggTTATATCATCGAACAGCTCTTTTTGAACCAATGGATATATCATATGCAGAAAGAAGACATGTCATGGAACCTATATTAACATatgaaaaggaaaagatgggaaatattttattttcaaataataatagttccatttattttgtaggcaacgaaaaaaatatgatgcATGAcaatattcataataatataaatgaagaagaagatGAAACAAGTAATGatgatttttttaataaggAATTACAAACATGTGTTTCATGTtatcaatatattaaagAGAAAGTACCctcaaataaaatatttattgaATCCACTTGTTTAAACTGTGGGcaatttataaaaaaatccttatgtttaatattaattgaattattaaaacCTCAAGTccaaaatattttatcgGATGTTAGTTTTTATGAACAATGTTATAATGATTga